The genomic window GCCTGTTGGAGGGCGAGGTGGTCGACACCGAGGGGGCGGCGGCGGTGGTGCTGCCGGCGGCGCAGCTCGCGCTGGTCGGCATCTGCGCCTGGGCCGGGCTCGCCACCATGCTGTGGTGGGCCGCCTCGGCACACCCGTCGCCGGCACTGCTGGACCTGACGCGGCGGCTCACGCCCGCCTCCTGGCGTGCCCCGCTCGCGCTGGCGCTGGGCGCCGGCACCCTCGGCCTGAGCGCCTGCGGCTCGCCCGCCCCGCCGACCGGGCACGCCCTCGAGGCGACGGCACCGGCGTACGCCGCCTCGAGCGACGCCTTCGACTGGCCCACGAGTGCGCCCCCGGCCACGCCGGCGGCGCCGGATCCGGGGCCGGCGCCTCCGCCGACGTCTGGGCGCGCTGTCGTCGTCACGGACGGCGACTGCCTCTGGTCGATCGCCGCCACCGAGCTCGGGCCCGGCGCCGAGCCGGCCGAGATCGCCTATCTCGTCGAAGCCATCTACGACGCCAATGCGGACATCATCGGCGCCGATCCCGACCTGCTCCGCCCCGGAGCGACGCTGACCATCCCCGGGAGCACCTTATGACCACCGCCCCGATCTCGCTCGCCCGCGCACCCCGCCACGAGCCGCAGGCCTACGCGGCACCGCAGCCGCAACGGCACCTACGGCTCGTCGAGGCACCCCAGCTGACGATCGACGACATCATGGCGCAGCACGCCGACGCCCGATCGCAGGCCGACCCGCTCTTTCGGCCGGTTCCGGCCGGCGAGGCCGACCTCCCGGCGGCGGAGACGTTCACCCGCAGCTTCTTCACCGCGCTGTCGGAGGTGATCGTGGGCCGGCGCTCCGCCGACCAGCTCGCCCGCCATGTGGCGCTGCCGGTGCTGCAC from Cumulibacter manganitolerans includes these protein-coding regions:
- a CDS encoding LysM peptidoglycan-binding domain-containing protein, yielding LLEGEVVDTEGAAAVVLPAAQLALVGICAWAGLATMLWWAASAHPSPALLDLTRRLTPASWRAPLALALGAGTLGLSACGSPAPPTGHALEATAPAYAASSDAFDWPTSAPPATPAAPDPGPAPPPTSGRAVVVTDGDCLWSIAATELGPGAEPAEIAYLVEAIYDANADIIGADPDLLRPGATLTIPGSTL